In a single window of the Arthrobacter sp. StoSoilA2 genome:
- a CDS encoding ABC transporter substrate-binding protein yields the protein MKKYLTGFTLAAVAAITLSACGGGDPMSTSNTAAAGGSGDSIIVGSADFPESQLVAKIYAEALKAKGVNVTEKPSIGSREVTIPALKDGSIDLMPEYGGALLQYLDSATKAVSSEEVTKELATKIPSGLTVLTASEAEDKDVLTVKKDIADQYKLKTIEDLQPVAKELVLGGPPEWKTRLNGVAGLKSVYNLEFKEFSALDAGGPLTLNALLSGQIQVADLFSTDPALAENNLVALEDNKNLFLSENILPVINQKKSTDTVKETLDKVSAALTTEDLIKMNGRVAKFEDIGEIAKEWLKSKNLG from the coding sequence ATGAAGAAGTACTTGACTGGTTTCACCCTTGCGGCCGTCGCCGCCATCACCCTGAGCGCCTGCGGCGGCGGGGACCCTATGAGCACATCCAACACCGCGGCAGCTGGGGGCTCCGGCGACAGCATCATTGTCGGTTCGGCTGACTTCCCCGAGAGCCAGTTGGTCGCCAAGATCTACGCCGAGGCCCTCAAAGCCAAGGGTGTCAATGTCACGGAAAAGCCCAGCATTGGCAGCCGCGAGGTCACCATCCCCGCCCTCAAGGACGGCTCCATCGACCTCATGCCGGAGTACGGCGGTGCGCTCCTCCAATACCTCGATTCCGCCACCAAGGCAGTATCGTCCGAGGAAGTCACCAAAGAATTGGCCACCAAGATCCCCTCTGGCCTGACGGTTCTGACGGCTTCGGAAGCGGAGGATAAGGACGTCCTCACTGTGAAGAAGGACATCGCCGACCAGTACAAGCTGAAGACCATCGAGGACCTCCAGCCGGTCGCCAAGGAACTCGTCCTGGGCGGGCCGCCGGAGTGGAAGACCCGCCTCAACGGCGTTGCCGGACTGAAGTCCGTCTACAACCTTGAGTTCAAGGAATTTTCAGCGCTCGACGCCGGTGGGCCGCTGACATTGAACGCCCTCCTTTCCGGCCAGATCCAGGTTGCCGACCTCTTCAGCACCGATCCCGCCCTGGCCGAGAACAACTTGGTGGCGCTTGAGGACAACAAGAACCTCTTCCTGTCCGAGAACATCCTGCCGGTCATCAACCAGAAGAAGTCCACGGATACCGTGAAGGAAACACTGGACAAGGTCTCTGCTGCGCTCACCACTGAGGACCTCATCAAGATGAACGGCCGCGTAGCGAAGTTTGAGGACATCGGCGAGATCGCCAAGGAATGGCTCAAGAGCAAGAACCTGGGCTAA
- a CDS encoding ABC transporter permease subunit: MNYLFDPAHWSGADGIPTLIGEHLLYSLIALAIAAVIAVPLGIYIGVTGKGVFMIAGLANALRALPSVGLLILLVLLISPAFPSRMGYILPSLIVLVLLAVPPILTNTYAGVRAVDAAAVDAARGMGFRTMKILTDVQLPCSLPLVLSGVRSALLQIISTATIAAYISLGGLGRLLIDGKAQNDYSQMVAGAVLVALLALFFDQLLAFITRRVVSPGLTRRTIKSVPVAEPVKTPVTV; encoded by the coding sequence GTGAACTACTTGTTCGACCCCGCGCACTGGAGCGGCGCAGACGGCATCCCGACCCTGATCGGTGAGCACCTCCTCTACTCCCTGATCGCTCTGGCTATCGCTGCCGTTATCGCCGTTCCCCTGGGAATCTACATTGGCGTAACCGGCAAGGGCGTGTTCATGATCGCCGGCCTGGCCAATGCCTTGCGCGCCCTGCCGAGCGTCGGCCTGCTGATCCTTTTGGTTCTGCTCATTTCGCCCGCGTTCCCATCGAGGATGGGCTACATCCTGCCAAGCCTCATCGTCCTGGTACTCCTTGCGGTGCCTCCGATCCTGACCAACACCTATGCCGGCGTGCGCGCAGTGGATGCTGCCGCCGTCGACGCCGCCCGGGGCATGGGCTTCCGCACCATGAAGATCCTTACGGATGTCCAGTTGCCGTGTTCGCTTCCGCTGGTTTTGTCTGGTGTCCGCAGCGCACTGCTGCAGATTATCTCGACCGCGACCATCGCAGCATACATTTCGCTTGGCGGCCTGGGCCGGCTCCTGATCGACGGGAAGGCCCAAAATGACTACAGCCAAATGGTCGCCGGCGCTGTCCTCGTTGCTTTGCTGGCCCTGTTCTTCGACCAGCTCCTCGCCTTCATCACCCGCCGCGTTGTCTCACCCGGACTGACACGGCGAACCATCAAGTCGGTTCCAGTAGCCGAACCCGTGAAGACCCCCGTCACGGTCTAA
- a CDS encoding ABC transporter permease, whose protein sequence is MNFEWLGRQFDNIVFLLGWHVLLAVIPLVLGLLIALPLGWWAHRSRRIYPLLVGVAGLLYTVPSLALFVLLPLVLGTKILDPLNIVAALTIYTVALLVRVVADALDSVPEDTVQAAKAMGYRGYQSLLKVELPVGVPVICAGLRVAAVSNVSLVSVAALLGIPQLGSLFTQGFQLRFFTPIIAGIVLCVILAMILDGLIILLNRWLTPWTPKVVAS, encoded by the coding sequence ATGAACTTTGAGTGGCTGGGCCGCCAGTTCGACAACATTGTTTTCCTTCTCGGCTGGCACGTCCTGCTGGCCGTCATCCCCTTGGTCCTTGGTCTACTGATCGCCTTGCCCCTGGGCTGGTGGGCACACCGGAGCCGCAGGATCTATCCGCTGCTGGTGGGCGTCGCAGGACTCCTGTACACCGTCCCCTCCCTGGCACTCTTCGTTCTGCTGCCACTTGTCCTTGGCACCAAGATCCTGGACCCGCTGAATATCGTGGCGGCGTTGACCATCTACACGGTTGCGCTGCTGGTGCGGGTCGTGGCAGATGCCCTGGACTCCGTCCCTGAAGACACCGTCCAGGCTGCCAAGGCGATGGGCTACCGCGGGTACCAGAGCCTCCTGAAGGTAGAGCTGCCCGTGGGCGTACCCGTTATCTGCGCGGGCCTTCGCGTGGCCGCTGTATCCAACGTCAGCCTGGTCTCCGTTGCCGCACTGTTGGGTATCCCGCAGCTCGGCTCCCTGTTTACGCAGGGCTTCCAGCTCCGCTTCTTTACGCCGATCATCGCCGGCATCGTGCTCTGCGTGATTCTGGCCATGATCCTGGACGGGCTGATCATCCTTCTCAACCGGTGGCTGACACCGTGGACCCCCAAGGTGGTGGCATCGTGA
- a CDS encoding ATP-binding cassette domain-containing protein: MIKFENVTKAYPDGTVAVDGLNLEAPTGKLTILVGPSGCGKTTSLRMINRLIEPTSGTIYLDDEPTSGMDAALLRRRIGYVIQHAGLFPHKTIVDNVSTMPVLLGESRQKARTKALELMERVGLPASFAKRYPWQLSGGQQQRVGVARALASDPAFMLMDEPFSAVDPVVRGQLQEEFLRLQREIGKTIIMVTHDIDEALKLGDQVAVMRVGGKLAQMATPSELLTSPADEFVADFVGRDRGYRSLGFTKAGSVAIGEEAVVQLGASGEEARAKASGAWVLVVDGGRKPLGWAQPELLNGELKRENLNLSGIPAAASGTMRQLLDAALSSPSRRGVVVNEHGELIGTVTATDVVKAIEAEPHLETAR; encoded by the coding sequence ATGATCAAATTTGAAAATGTCACCAAGGCGTACCCCGACGGTACTGTCGCCGTCGATGGCCTCAACCTGGAGGCCCCGACCGGCAAGCTGACCATTCTGGTGGGCCCGTCCGGCTGTGGCAAGACCACCTCGCTGAGGATGATCAACCGCCTCATCGAACCCACCAGCGGCACCATCTATCTTGATGACGAGCCCACCTCCGGCATGGATGCAGCGTTGCTCCGCCGGAGGATCGGATATGTCATCCAGCACGCAGGACTCTTCCCGCACAAGACCATCGTGGACAACGTATCCACCATGCCGGTCCTTCTGGGCGAGAGCCGCCAGAAGGCCCGCACCAAGGCCCTGGAACTCATGGAGCGGGTGGGGTTGCCCGCGAGCTTCGCCAAACGTTACCCATGGCAGCTCTCCGGTGGCCAGCAGCAGCGCGTGGGCGTGGCCCGGGCACTGGCATCTGACCCGGCATTCATGCTCATGGACGAGCCGTTCAGTGCCGTGGATCCTGTGGTGCGCGGGCAGTTGCAGGAGGAGTTCCTCCGCCTCCAGCGTGAGATCGGCAAGACCATCATCATGGTCACCCACGACATCGATGAAGCCCTCAAGCTCGGCGACCAGGTTGCCGTGATGCGTGTCGGTGGCAAGCTTGCCCAGATGGCAACGCCGTCGGAGCTTCTCACCTCGCCGGCGGATGAGTTCGTGGCAGACTTCGTGGGCCGTGACCGCGGTTATCGCTCCCTCGGTTTCACGAAGGCCGGCAGTGTGGCCATCGGTGAGGAAGCTGTGGTTCAGCTCGGCGCTTCCGGAGAAGAGGCCCGCGCCAAGGCTTCGGGTGCGTGGGTGTTGGTAGTCGACGGCGGCCGGAAGCCTCTTGGGTGGGCCCAGCCCGAACTTCTCAACGGTGAGCTCAAGCGTGAAAACCTGAACCTTAGCGGCATCCCGGCAGCTGCCTCGGGAACGATGCGCCAACTGCTGGACGCTGCACTCTCCTCGCCCAGCCGCCGCGGTGTCGTTGTCAACGAGCATGGTGAGCTGATCGGAACCGTGACAGCCACCGACGTCGTCAAGGCCATCGAGGCTGAACCACACCTGGAGACGGCCCGATGA
- a CDS encoding IclR family transcriptional regulator, which produces MAADSSTRTVERALALLSAVCTDGSISLSDAARVVDLSASTALRLLRTLEGSGFVTRDPGGNFRPGASVIQLGALALGQESLVSLCTPHMKRLVAETGESCYLSIPGPGETGIYIAIVEGTRSVRHTSWVGRSIPLEGSAAGKVLTGGQNGRGYAIVRSGVEDDITAVAAPIVIGGRTVAALSIVVPSYRLDEAKARTFGEELVKVANNILVEPDGNHEVPQESMEEK; this is translated from the coding sequence GTGGCAGCAGATTCCTCCACCCGCACAGTCGAAAGGGCGTTGGCTCTCCTTAGCGCAGTCTGCACTGACGGCTCCATCAGCCTCAGTGACGCTGCGCGGGTGGTTGACCTTTCTGCCAGCACCGCGCTCCGCCTCCTTCGCACTCTGGAAGGCAGCGGCTTCGTGACACGGGATCCGGGCGGCAATTTCCGTCCGGGAGCCAGCGTCATCCAGCTGGGAGCCCTCGCCTTGGGACAGGAATCCCTGGTGTCGCTCTGCACGCCGCACATGAAGCGGCTCGTCGCGGAAACCGGCGAGTCCTGCTATTTGAGTATTCCCGGTCCTGGGGAAACCGGGATCTACATCGCCATCGTCGAAGGTACGCGCTCTGTCCGGCACACCAGTTGGGTCGGAAGGAGCATCCCACTGGAAGGGTCCGCCGCTGGCAAAGTCCTGACCGGCGGGCAGAACGGCCGCGGTTACGCCATTGTGCGCAGCGGCGTTGAAGACGACATCACTGCTGTTGCCGCGCCCATCGTGATCGGCGGCCGCACTGTGGCTGCCCTCAGCATCGTCGTTCCCAGTTACCGCTTGGACGAGGCGAAGGCCCGGACATTTGGCGAGGAACTGGTGAAGGTAGCGAACAACATCCTCGTGGAACCCGACGGAAACCATGAAGTGCCCCAGGAAAGCATGGAAGAAAAATGA
- a CDS encoding allantoate amidohydrolase, with translation METVNQLLASIQDVGRDAVRGGYSRAVYSTPELDLRHWFIEQAKSRGLDVETDRNGIIWAWWGDPQDGALVTGSHLDSVPGGGAFDGPLGVASALAAVDLLKARGVQPPRSLAVTVFPEEEGSRFGVACLGSRLLTGAIDVDKALNLRDADGNTFADVARDNGLDPRHVGPDPEALARIGDFVELHVEQGKGLGQDGPAIAVGSSILGHGRWKISVSGQGNHAGTTLMADRADPMVAAAQIIVAVRDTAAKQPDARATVGRLTPVPGGTNVIASRVDLWLDARHPDDAVTAHLIEAIYSTAQEVAAAEGCTATLTEESYSDTVHFDPGLSRRISGLLPGAPVLATGAGHDAGVLAGYVPSAMLFVRNPSGISHSPEEYVADEDASAGTVALADVLEGLL, from the coding sequence GTGGAAACCGTCAATCAGCTCCTTGCCTCAATACAGGATGTGGGCCGCGATGCGGTGCGCGGAGGCTACTCCAGGGCCGTCTACTCGACACCCGAACTTGATCTCAGGCACTGGTTCATTGAGCAGGCAAAAAGCCGCGGCCTGGACGTTGAAACAGATCGCAACGGCATCATCTGGGCCTGGTGGGGAGACCCACAGGATGGCGCCCTCGTCACCGGCAGCCACCTCGATTCCGTCCCTGGTGGCGGCGCCTTCGATGGACCCCTCGGCGTCGCTTCCGCGCTCGCCGCCGTCGATCTCCTCAAAGCCCGCGGAGTTCAGCCGCCGCGTTCATTGGCCGTCACGGTCTTCCCGGAAGAAGAAGGGTCCCGCTTTGGAGTGGCCTGTTTGGGTTCCCGGCTCCTCACCGGCGCCATCGACGTCGACAAGGCACTGAACCTGCGCGACGCGGACGGAAACACCTTCGCCGACGTCGCGCGGGACAACGGCCTCGATCCCCGGCATGTCGGCCCTGATCCTGAGGCCTTGGCGCGGATCGGCGATTTCGTTGAATTGCACGTGGAACAAGGCAAGGGCCTGGGACAAGACGGGCCGGCCATCGCGGTGGGAAGTTCGATCCTGGGTCACGGACGCTGGAAGATCAGCGTCAGCGGCCAAGGAAACCATGCCGGCACCACCCTCATGGCAGACCGGGCCGATCCTATGGTTGCTGCCGCGCAGATCATCGTCGCCGTTCGCGATACGGCCGCCAAACAGCCCGATGCCCGGGCCACGGTCGGCCGTTTGACCCCCGTTCCCGGCGGCACCAACGTGATCGCCTCGCGCGTCGATCTATGGTTGGATGCCCGTCATCCCGACGACGCCGTGACGGCTCACCTTATCGAGGCCATCTACAGCACGGCGCAGGAAGTCGCCGCAGCCGAAGGGTGCACGGCAACCCTCACGGAAGAGTCCTACAGCGACACCGTGCACTTTGACCCGGGGCTGAGTCGACGCATCAGCGGCCTGCTGCCCGGAGCCCCGGTCCTGGCAACCGGCGCGGGGCACGACGCCGGCGTGTTGGCCGGATATGTTCCCTCGGCCATGCTTTTTGTCCGTAATCCCAGCGGAATCTCGCATTCACCGGAAGAATATGTGGCCGACGAGGACGCTTCGGCAGGCACCGTTGCCCTCGCGGATGTTCTGGAAGGACTCCTGTGA
- a CDS encoding formimidoylglutamate deiminase: protein MNAFWCETAIITSDDSAGSKDRTAGPTTLTAAAGVRIETQNGRISSITTGAEPQPGDKRLTGITFPAAANAHSHAFHRVLRGRTHDGRGDFWVWREQMYRSASELTPEKYEKLATAVFAEMVVTGFSSVAEFHYVHHQPDGRPYAEPHAMELALARAAMSAGIRLTLLDTLYLAGGIGTPLNPEQARFGDADVHAWLDRLSSLRAAVAQQFPPELVSVGAALHSVRAVPEEDLKVVARQLPEDIPLHIHLSEQPAENQACLEAYGTTPAGLLERHGLLSNRLSAVHSTHLTQEDIALLGNAGATVVMCPSTEADLADGIGPARELADAGAAIALGTDQHAVIDPWTEMRTLEHGERLGTGQRGRFSPQELLRAATEGGARSMATPIAASGLEVGAVCDLMVIDPASTRTAGSRPLQMAFSATSSDVTEVIIAGELVASHGVHTQLGSPGSLLSEALQELS from the coding sequence GTGAACGCGTTTTGGTGCGAAACGGCCATCATCACGTCAGACGATTCCGCCGGTTCGAAGGACCGCACCGCCGGACCCACCACGCTGACGGCTGCCGCCGGAGTACGCATCGAAACGCAAAACGGCCGGATTTCCAGCATTACCACCGGAGCTGAACCGCAGCCCGGCGACAAGAGGCTGACCGGAATTACCTTCCCGGCAGCTGCCAACGCCCACTCCCATGCCTTCCATCGGGTGCTGCGCGGACGCACCCACGACGGCCGCGGAGATTTCTGGGTGTGGCGGGAGCAGATGTACCGAAGCGCATCCGAGCTGACTCCGGAGAAATACGAGAAGCTCGCCACTGCTGTCTTTGCTGAAATGGTGGTCACGGGCTTCAGCAGCGTGGCCGAATTCCACTATGTCCACCACCAACCCGACGGCAGGCCCTACGCGGAACCCCATGCCATGGAGCTGGCCCTGGCGCGAGCGGCAATGTCCGCCGGGATCCGGCTCACTCTTCTGGACACCTTGTATCTGGCCGGAGGAATCGGTACGCCCCTCAATCCCGAACAGGCAAGGTTCGGGGATGCGGATGTGCACGCCTGGCTCGATCGCCTAAGCTCACTCCGGGCAGCTGTTGCCCAGCAATTTCCGCCGGAACTTGTCAGCGTCGGAGCTGCTCTTCACTCCGTCCGGGCCGTCCCGGAGGAAGACCTCAAAGTTGTAGCCAGGCAGCTGCCCGAAGACATCCCCCTTCACATCCACCTCAGTGAGCAACCTGCCGAGAACCAAGCCTGCCTCGAGGCCTACGGCACCACGCCAGCGGGTCTTTTGGAACGCCACGGACTCCTTTCCAACAGGCTGTCCGCCGTCCATTCAACTCACCTGACGCAGGAAGACATCGCCCTGCTCGGAAACGCAGGCGCCACGGTGGTCATGTGCCCCAGCACGGAAGCCGACCTCGCAGACGGGATAGGTCCCGCGCGGGAGCTTGCCGACGCCGGGGCAGCCATTGCGCTGGGCACGGACCAGCATGCGGTGATCGACCCATGGACTGAAATGCGCACGTTGGAACACGGCGAGCGGTTGGGCACAGGACAGCGGGGCAGGTTCTCACCTCAGGAACTCCTGCGGGCCGCAACCGAAGGGGGTGCCCGGTCCATGGCTACGCCCATTGCCGCGTCGGGCCTTGAGGTCGGCGCCGTGTGCGATCTCATGGTTATTGATCCGGCATCCACCCGCACTGCCGGGTCCCGACCTTTGCAGATGGCATTCAGCGCAACTTCCAGCGACGTCACCGAGGTCATCATCGCCGGAGAACTGGTGGCCTCGCACGGCGTCCACACACAGCTCGGCAGCCCGGGCAGTCTTCTGTCGGAGGCGCTGCAAGAGCTTTCCTAG
- a CDS encoding sugar porter family MFS transporter has protein sequence MSNPSTEGVPPVSRKVIGLAVAGAVGGFLFGFDSSVVNGAVDAMKDEFLMSEAVTGFAVAVALLGCALGAYLAGKVADRYGRIPAMKIGALLFLVSSVGTGLAFGVWDLIFWRLVGGLGIGLASVIAPAYISEISPRHVRGRLASLQQLAITTGIFAALLSDAVLANSAGSAGSTFWIGMEAWRWMFIACAVPAAVYGWIAFRLPESPHFLVLNGKEGAARKIFDTLIPGDDTERHIRDIRESIQQDQLSTKKGSLRGNTFGLQAVVWIGIILSVLQQFVGINVIFYYSTTLWKAVGFQEKDSLTISVATSVTNILVTLVAIALVDRIGRRPILLTGSIGMAASLGVMALAFSSAVGTGSEISLPGAWGPVALVAANVFVISFGASWGPLVWVLLGEIFPSRIRARALGLAAAAQWIANFAITLSFPIMAAGSLPLTYALYAAFAAASFFFVMFKVPETNGMSLEQAETLFVPKGAPVAPLPVTSHEQ, from the coding sequence ATGTCCAATCCCAGCACCGAAGGCGTGCCACCAGTGTCCAGGAAAGTGATCGGCCTGGCCGTCGCTGGGGCGGTGGGTGGCTTCCTGTTCGGCTTCGATTCTTCCGTGGTCAACGGTGCCGTGGATGCCATGAAGGACGAATTCCTGATGAGCGAGGCCGTCACTGGCTTTGCTGTCGCCGTCGCCCTGCTGGGGTGCGCACTGGGAGCCTATCTTGCGGGCAAGGTGGCCGACCGCTACGGCCGCATCCCGGCCATGAAGATCGGTGCCCTCCTGTTCCTGGTGAGTTCCGTAGGTACAGGACTGGCTTTTGGTGTGTGGGACCTGATCTTCTGGCGCTTGGTGGGGGGCTTGGGCATCGGCCTTGCTTCGGTGATCGCCCCTGCCTACATTTCCGAGATTTCTCCCCGACACGTGCGTGGTCGCTTGGCGTCCCTTCAGCAGCTAGCCATCACTACGGGTATCTTTGCGGCACTGTTGTCCGACGCCGTCCTGGCTAATTCAGCCGGCAGCGCCGGCAGCACCTTCTGGATCGGCATGGAGGCCTGGCGCTGGATGTTCATCGCTTGTGCCGTCCCCGCTGCCGTGTACGGCTGGATCGCATTCCGCTTGCCCGAGTCGCCGCACTTCCTGGTGCTCAACGGCAAGGAAGGTGCCGCCCGCAAGATCTTCGACACCCTCATCCCGGGCGACGACACCGAACGGCACATCCGCGATATCCGCGAATCCATCCAGCAGGACCAGCTGTCCACCAAGAAGGGCTCGCTGCGGGGCAACACATTCGGCCTGCAGGCGGTGGTGTGGATCGGCATCATCCTGTCCGTGCTGCAGCAATTTGTTGGCATCAACGTGATCTTCTACTACTCAACCACGCTGTGGAAGGCGGTTGGATTCCAGGAGAAGGACTCCCTGACCATCTCCGTCGCCACGTCCGTGACGAACATTCTGGTGACGTTGGTAGCCATTGCACTGGTGGACCGCATTGGTCGCCGACCGATCCTTCTGACCGGTTCCATCGGCATGGCCGCCTCGCTCGGCGTCATGGCATTGGCGTTCTCCTCAGCTGTTGGTACGGGCTCCGAGATCAGCCTCCCGGGCGCTTGGGGGCCAGTTGCCCTGGTTGCGGCCAACGTCTTCGTGATCAGCTTCGGTGCTTCCTGGGGTCCACTCGTCTGGGTGCTGCTTGGCGAGATCTTCCCGTCCCGCATTCGGGCCCGCGCGCTCGGACTGGCGGCGGCCGCGCAATGGATCGCCAACTTTGCCATCACGCTCAGCTTCCCCATCATGGCGGCGGGTTCGCTGCCGCTGACGTACGCCTTGTACGCGGCGTTCGCTGCGGCGTCGTTCTTCTTTGTGATGTTCAAGGTTCCCGAGACCAACGGCATGTCGCTGGAGCAGGCCGAGACGCTTTTCGTCCCCAAGGGCGCGCCGGTGGCACCGCTTCCGGTTACCTCCCACGAGCAGTAG
- a CDS encoding MFS transporter yields MSRQLADASESAETTTETTLAAEKASFLRQPKAVWATALAAVFAFMGIGLVDPILPAIAKNLEASTSEVSLLFTSYFLVTAIAMLISGFVSSRIGGKKTLLIGLAVIVVFASLSGLSGSVEQLVGFRAGWGLGNALFVATALAVIVGVASGGTGTAIILYEAALGLGISLGPLLGALLGGWQWRAPFFGTAVLMAAAFIALLALLPKTPAPARKSRLRDPLLALGHKGLSTTAASALFYNYGFFTILAFTPFILGMDAYGIGGVFFGWGVAVAVFSVFVAPVLQKRFGAVKVLTGTLAALMLDLLGLGLAAGHSVTAVVVLVIVAGALLGINNTIYTELAMGVSDSPRPVASAGYNFVRWMGGALAPFAAAQLGEHFGPQVPFFAGAVAMVIAILISFGGRGYLKSHEPHLV; encoded by the coding sequence ATGTCACGCCAATTGGCTGACGCTTCAGAAAGCGCCGAGACAACTACTGAAACCACCCTTGCGGCTGAAAAGGCTTCATTCCTGAGGCAGCCGAAGGCCGTGTGGGCCACTGCGCTGGCTGCCGTGTTCGCGTTCATGGGCATCGGGCTCGTGGACCCGATTCTTCCGGCAATCGCCAAGAACCTCGAGGCCTCCACCAGCGAAGTTTCCCTGCTCTTCACGAGCTACTTCCTGGTGACGGCGATCGCCATGCTGATCAGCGGCTTCGTGTCCTCGCGCATCGGCGGCAAGAAGACGCTCCTGATCGGGCTGGCAGTGATCGTGGTGTTCGCATCGTTGTCCGGCTTGTCCGGCAGTGTTGAGCAATTGGTGGGTTTCCGTGCTGGTTGGGGCTTGGGTAACGCCCTCTTTGTCGCCACCGCCCTGGCAGTGATTGTCGGTGTGGCCAGTGGTGGGACCGGAACGGCCATCATTCTCTACGAAGCGGCGCTCGGCCTGGGTATCTCGCTGGGTCCGCTTCTCGGGGCCTTGTTGGGCGGCTGGCAGTGGCGGGCGCCGTTCTTTGGAACCGCGGTCCTCATGGCTGCCGCTTTTATCGCGCTGCTGGCCTTGCTTCCCAAGACGCCCGCTCCCGCCAGGAAGTCACGCCTGCGGGATCCGCTTCTCGCGCTGGGACACAAGGGCCTCAGCACCACCGCGGCAAGTGCCCTGTTCTACAACTACGGCTTCTTCACTATCCTCGCTTTCACGCCGTTCATCCTCGGCATGGATGCATACGGCATCGGGGGAGTGTTCTTCGGTTGGGGCGTTGCCGTTGCCGTGTTCTCGGTGTTCGTCGCGCCCGTGCTCCAGAAGCGTTTCGGCGCTGTTAAGGTCCTGACCGGCACTTTGGCAGCGCTCATGCTCGATCTCCTCGGACTGGGACTTGCTGCCGGGCACTCGGTGACTGCCGTCGTCGTGCTTGTGATCGTGGCGGGTGCCCTGCTGGGCATCAACAATACGATTTACACCGAACTGGCCATGGGCGTCTCCGATTCTCCGCGACCCGTCGCATCCGCCGGCTACAACTTTGTGCGTTGGATGGGTGGTGCGCTGGCCCCCTTTGCCGCCGCCCAGCTAGGCGAGCACTTTGGGCCGCAGGTGCCCTTCTTCGCCGGTGCCGTTGCCATGGTGATCGCGATTCTCATTTCCTTCGGAGGCCGCGGGTACCTGAAGTCGCACGAGCCGCACCTGGTGTGA
- a CDS encoding MarR family transcriptional regulator has protein sequence MTSTSALDPRLLHIAQEFRESLRLGVYMFRRLDPEGELTAAQLSLLSMISDGGLRVGDIAKNLGIKVPSATEQIIKLERSGLVSRQPDVNDSRAVQVVITKAGRVAVESANQRRNAMVAGLLQELSSDEVEQLAAALPIISKLNSSFQN, from the coding sequence ATGACGAGCACTTCGGCTTTAGACCCACGGCTTCTCCATATTGCTCAGGAATTTCGCGAGTCACTCCGCCTTGGCGTGTACATGTTCCGCCGCCTGGATCCGGAGGGTGAACTCACCGCAGCGCAGCTCAGCCTGCTGTCCATGATTTCCGACGGCGGACTCCGCGTGGGTGACATCGCCAAGAACCTGGGGATCAAGGTCCCCAGCGCCACAGAGCAGATCATCAAGCTCGAACGCTCAGGGCTCGTCAGCAGGCAGCCTGACGTCAACGATTCCCGCGCCGTGCAGGTGGTCATCACCAAAGCCGGGAGGGTCGCCGTCGAGTCCGCCAACCAGCGGCGAAACGCGATGGTGGCCGGGCTGCTGCAGGAGCTGAGCAGCGACGAAGTCGAGCAACTCGCCGCGGCGCTCCCCATCATCAGCAAGCTCAACAGCTCATTCCAGAACTAA
- a CDS encoding GNAT family N-acetyltransferase produces the protein MTADVGSGTFSLRRATKADLPRILALLIDDQLGAARENPDDLVPYELAFDAIDGDPAHLLVVGELNGDLVATFQLSYLPGLSRKGSWRAQIEAVRVSEVLRGQGVGALMIQWAIDQARDRGCSLVQLTTDKSRVAAHRFYERLGFVASHEGMKLTL, from the coding sequence ATGACTGCCGACGTCGGCTCCGGAACCTTTAGTCTTCGGCGCGCCACTAAAGCCGACTTGCCGCGCATCCTTGCGCTGCTGATTGATGACCAATTAGGTGCCGCGCGTGAAAATCCGGACGACCTCGTGCCGTACGAGCTGGCTTTTGACGCGATCGACGGCGATCCGGCCCACCTCCTGGTGGTGGGCGAACTGAACGGCGACCTGGTGGCCACTTTCCAGCTCAGCTATCTCCCGGGCCTGTCCCGCAAGGGCTCTTGGCGGGCGCAGATCGAAGCCGTGCGGGTTTCTGAAGTGCTCCGTGGCCAAGGCGTAGGCGCGCTCATGATCCAGTGGGCCATCGACCAGGCCCGGGACCGTGGCTGCTCCCTGGTGCAGCTCACCACGGACAAGTCGCGCGTTGCTGCGCACCGTTTCTACGAACGGCTGGGCTTCGTCGCGAGCCATGAGGGCATGAAGCTCACGCTTTAA
- a CDS encoding PadR family transcriptional regulator — protein sequence MGKQMTEMLKGTLEGIVLALLTGKAAYGYEITTLLRAQGFTEIAEGTVYALLVRIEQKGLVDVEKRPSEKGPPRKVYTLNAQGEKELKEFWNTWSFLSERLEQLRKGGN from the coding sequence ATGGGCAAGCAAATGACAGAGATGCTCAAAGGCACGTTGGAGGGCATTGTTCTGGCCCTCCTCACCGGAAAGGCGGCGTACGGATACGAAATCACAACGCTGCTCCGGGCGCAGGGCTTCACCGAGATCGCTGAGGGCACCGTGTACGCACTGCTGGTCAGGATCGAACAAAAAGGGCTGGTGGACGTCGAAAAGCGACCATCCGAAAAGGGGCCACCCCGCAAGGTGTACACCCTCAACGCGCAGGGCGAAAAAGAACTGAAGGAATTTTGGAACACATGGAGCTTCTTGTCCGAACGGCTTGAACAGCTCCGCAAGGGAGGAAATTAA